A section of the Metabacillus endolithicus genome encodes:
- the nasC gene encoding assimilatory nitrate reductase catalytic subunit NasC, translated as MTDLLLKYFRTKQQEVQTEKVYDTQCPFCSMQCKMQLIEQSIVSRKTYKTIGKDNPTSQGRLCIKGMNAHQHPFHQDRILHPLLKVEGEFVRITWDEALQHIKKQFEEIQAVDGHEALSIYGSASITNEEAYLLGKFARVALKTPYIDYNGRLCMSAAATAANQTFGLDRGLTNSLKEIPFTRVIMLAGTNIAECQPTIMPYFEKAKENGAYIIAIDPRETPTTQLADLHLKVKPGMDAALANGLLKVIIDEGLVDEAFVKERATGFEEVRSYVNSLSLDEITEMTGVPVDQMKTAAIKFAEEDSGMLFTARGVEQQIDGTAAVRNILNFLLATGKIGKAYSGYGAITGQGNGQGAREHGQKADQLPGYRLIENEEHREHVAKVWGIDKDELPGKGVSAYEMFQKINDGDITGMLLVCSNPVVSNPNANFVKAALKKLKFLVAVDMFISETAQLADLILPASSYLEDEGTMTNLEGRVTLREASRPCPGEAKNDWEIICEIAKVLGKEKYFPFQKAEDIFNELREASRGGAADYYGITYDRIRKEQGILWPCPDLGHSGTDRLFEETFAHEDGKARMVPVSNTSELPKEKPSEEYPLYLTTGRIMSHYLTGVQTRKSAALAARNFESYLEIHPETAKKYNIEQNTLVSVTSRRGTIKVRSKISDTIRPDTVFVPFHWAEDQNVNMLVGEDLDPTCKMPGFKVSAVNIKPV; from the coding sequence TTGACCGATTTATTATTAAAGTATTTCAGGACAAAGCAACAAGAGGTCCAAACAGAAAAAGTGTATGATACTCAATGTCCATTTTGCAGTATGCAATGTAAAATGCAGTTGATTGAGCAGTCGATCGTCTCAAGAAAAACGTATAAAACAATAGGGAAAGATAACCCAACATCACAAGGAAGATTATGTATTAAAGGAATGAATGCCCACCAGCACCCGTTCCATCAAGATCGAATTTTGCATCCGTTACTGAAAGTGGAGGGAGAATTTGTTCGAATTACATGGGACGAAGCTCTTCAGCATATCAAAAAGCAGTTTGAGGAAATCCAAGCAGTGGATGGACATGAGGCTTTATCGATTTATGGCAGTGCATCGATCACAAATGAAGAAGCATACCTTCTAGGGAAATTTGCAAGAGTAGCACTAAAAACGCCATATATTGATTACAATGGACGACTTTGTATGTCAGCAGCAGCTACTGCAGCAAATCAAACATTTGGATTAGATCGCGGTCTTACCAACTCATTAAAAGAGATACCATTCACTCGAGTGATTATGTTAGCAGGAACAAATATTGCTGAATGTCAGCCAACGATTATGCCTTATTTTGAAAAAGCAAAAGAAAATGGAGCTTATATTATTGCGATTGATCCAAGAGAAACACCAACAACACAACTTGCGGATTTGCATCTTAAGGTCAAACCGGGAATGGATGCAGCACTAGCTAATGGATTATTAAAGGTTATTATTGATGAAGGCTTGGTGGATGAAGCATTTGTCAAAGAACGAGCTACAGGTTTTGAGGAAGTGCGAAGCTATGTGAACTCGTTATCTCTAGACGAAATTACTGAGATGACAGGAGTTCCGGTCGATCAAATGAAAACAGCGGCAATTAAATTTGCTGAAGAAGATTCTGGGATGCTTTTTACAGCTAGAGGAGTTGAACAGCAAATCGATGGCACAGCAGCGGTCCGCAATATACTGAATTTTTTACTTGCAACAGGAAAAATCGGAAAAGCATACTCCGGTTATGGAGCGATTACGGGGCAGGGAAATGGACAGGGTGCCCGTGAACATGGACAAAAAGCAGATCAGCTTCCTGGGTATCGTTTAATTGAAAATGAAGAGCACAGAGAACACGTAGCCAAAGTATGGGGAATCGATAAGGATGAGCTGCCTGGCAAGGGAGTATCAGCATATGAAATGTTCCAAAAAATCAATGATGGTGACATAACAGGCATGCTGCTCGTTTGTTCAAACCCTGTTGTGTCTAACCCAAACGCCAACTTTGTTAAAGCAGCACTAAAGAAGTTAAAGTTTTTAGTAGCTGTTGATATGTTTATATCAGAAACTGCCCAACTTGCGGATTTAATACTCCCAGCCTCATCCTATCTAGAAGACGAGGGCACGATGACAAACCTTGAAGGACGTGTAACGTTAAGAGAAGCAAGTCGTCCATGTCCAGGAGAGGCAAAGAATGATTGGGAAATTATCTGCGAGATTGCAAAGGTGCTAGGAAAAGAGAAATATTTTCCGTTTCAAAAAGCAGAGGATATCTTTAATGAATTAAGAGAAGCAAGCCGAGGAGGAGCAGCAGACTATTACGGGATTACGTATGATAGAATCCGGAAAGAACAAGGCATCCTCTGGCCATGTCCGGATTTAGGTCACAGCGGAACCGACAGACTATTTGAGGAAACATTTGCACATGAGGATGGTAAAGCAAGAATGGTTCCTGTGTCTAATACTTCTGAATTACCAAAAGAAAAGCCTAGTGAGGAATATCCGCTCTATTTAACAACTGGTCGCATCATGTCACACTATTTAACAGGAGTCCAAACGAGGAAAAGTGCTGCACTCGCAGCAAGAAACTTTGAATCATACTTGGAAATCCATCCTGAAACAGCGAAGAAATACAATATTGAACAAAACACCCTTGTTTCCGTCACATCTAGAAGGGGGACTATTAAAGTCAGAAGTAAAATCTCTGATACCATCCGTCCAGACACCGTATTTGTCCCTTTTCACTGGGCAGAAGACCAAAACGTCAACATGCTAGTCGGCGAAGACCTTGATCCAACCTGTAAAATGCCTGGGTTCAAAGTTAGTGCAGTTAATATTAAGCCAGTTTAA
- the cobA gene encoding uroporphyrinogen-III C-methyltransferase, with amino-acid sequence MGMSIGKVYLVGAGPGDQELITVKGMKAIKKADVILYDRLVNPRLLEYAPPTCELLYCGKLPTRHFMRQHEINATLVEKALAGLTVVRLKGGDPSVFGRVGEEAEVLAEQNVPYEIVPGITSGIAAPLYAGIPVTHRDYAGSFAVVTAHDKSNEGKPNIDWEGLARGVQTIAFYMGISNLEHICENLVLHGKSPDTPVIIIRWGTWSRQQSVVGTLSTIVEKVREEKIQNPAITLVGDIVETRDKVKWFENQPLFGQQILYVRGSAEEKSNAQHLRNQGADVIECPKWTVTETEVEIELLEKLSSYKAILFYLPKRLLPFSIS; translated from the coding sequence ATGGGAATGAGCATTGGAAAGGTGTATCTAGTCGGAGCGGGTCCTGGAGATCAGGAATTAATTACTGTAAAAGGAATGAAAGCAATCAAGAAGGCAGATGTTATTCTTTATGATCGACTTGTAAACCCAAGGCTACTTGAATATGCACCACCTACCTGTGAACTACTCTATTGTGGGAAACTGCCAACTCGTCATTTTATGAGACAGCATGAAATTAATGCAACTTTAGTAGAGAAAGCTTTAGCTGGCCTTACTGTTGTTAGATTAAAAGGTGGAGACCCAAGTGTTTTTGGCAGAGTAGGTGAGGAGGCCGAGGTTTTGGCAGAGCAAAATGTGCCATATGAAATCGTCCCCGGCATTACATCTGGTATTGCCGCTCCTCTATATGCTGGTATTCCGGTAACACATCGAGATTATGCAGGTTCATTCGCTGTCGTTACTGCCCATGATAAATCAAATGAAGGTAAACCAAATATTGACTGGGAAGGTTTAGCAAGAGGTGTTCAAACAATTGCCTTTTATATGGGCATTTCAAACCTGGAGCATATTTGTGAAAACCTTGTGCTTCACGGCAAATCACCTGATACACCAGTTATCATTATTAGGTGGGGAACATGGAGCAGACAGCAAAGTGTAGTAGGCACTCTTTCTACAATTGTTGAAAAAGTTAGAGAAGAAAAAATTCAAAACCCAGCCATTACATTAGTTGGCGATATTGTAGAAACAAGAGACAAAGTTAAATGGTTTGAAAATCAGCCTTTATTTGGTCAACAAATTTTATATGTTCGAGGAAGTGCCGAAGAAAAAAGCAATGCACAGCACTTAAGAAATCAGGGTGCAGATGTGATTGAATGTCCTAAATGGACGGTAACGGAGACCGAAGTAGAGATTGAATTATTGGAGAAACTATCCTCATATAAGGCGATACTATTTTATCTTCCCAAGCGGTTACTGCCTTTTTCAATCAGTTGA
- the nirB gene encoding nitrite reductase large subunit NirB: protein MNKKKLVLIGNGMAGVRAIEEILKLSQDSFDITIFGTEPHPNYNRILLSKVLQGDTEVKDITLNDLEWYEENNITLYTGETVTKIDSEMKVVYSDKEKVVPYDELIIATGSVPFILPLPGADKEGVTAFRDIKDTDIMLEASEKYKKAAVIGGGLLGLEAARGLLNLGMDVTVIHISPTLMERQLDHTAGKMLQQELEKQGMKFLLEASTAEIYGDERVEGLRFKDGSELEADLVVMAVGIKPNIALAGESGLEVNRGIVVNDFLQTNLPNVYAVGECAEHNGIPYGLVAPLYEQGKVLAKHICGEQTDGYKGSVLSTQLKVSGVEVFSAGDFMEGDDKKSLKVFDEQDGIYKKIVLRGNKIVGAVLFGDSKEGSRLFSMIKKGADISDTEKISILQPIGEEAGESLVASMPDDEIICGCNGVSKGAIVQAIKEKGCTSVDAIKGCTSASRSCGGCKPLVADVLQYTLGSDFDAAAQKEAICGCTTLSRDEVVEEIKAKGLTHIKEVMNVLEWESEGCSKCRPALNYYLAMVNPTGYADERESRFVNERMHANIQKDGTYSVVPRMYGGVTNASELRRIADVVEKYEIPLVKVTGGQRIDLFGVKKDDLPKVWQDLDMNSGYAYGKSLRTVKTCVGETFCRFGTQDSMSLGIRLEKKFEGLQTPHKVKMAVSACPRSCAESGFKDIGFIGIDGGWEIYVGGNGGTHVRGGDLLYKVKTDDEAMEITGAYLQYYRETANYLERTSAWIERVGLEHVQSVLDDKNKRAELNAHMDETLSVYKDPWKEIIEDQKTKKELFETVSL, encoded by the coding sequence GTGAACAAAAAGAAGCTTGTACTAATAGGAAATGGAATGGCCGGAGTAAGAGCAATCGAGGAAATTCTAAAATTATCCCAAGATTCATTTGACATCACGATTTTTGGAACAGAACCACACCCAAACTATAATAGAATTCTATTATCAAAGGTTTTACAAGGAGATACAGAAGTAAAAGATATCACGCTAAATGACTTGGAATGGTATGAAGAAAACAATATCACTCTTTATACAGGTGAAACTGTAACAAAAATTGACTCAGAGATGAAAGTCGTCTACTCAGATAAAGAAAAAGTTGTCCCATACGACGAACTAATTATAGCAACAGGCTCTGTTCCGTTTATTCTACCTCTACCTGGAGCGGACAAAGAAGGTGTGACCGCCTTCCGTGATATTAAAGATACAGACATTATGCTTGAAGCATCTGAAAAATACAAAAAAGCAGCCGTTATCGGTGGAGGATTATTAGGTTTAGAAGCAGCTCGTGGTTTATTAAATCTTGGAATGGATGTAACTGTCATTCATATTTCTCCAACATTAATGGAGCGCCAACTAGATCATACAGCCGGTAAGATGCTTCAGCAAGAATTAGAAAAGCAAGGAATGAAATTTTTACTAGAAGCATCAACAGCTGAAATCTACGGAGATGAACGAGTAGAAGGCTTAAGGTTTAAAGATGGAAGTGAATTAGAAGCAGATTTAGTTGTTATGGCTGTTGGCATTAAACCAAATATTGCCCTCGCTGGTGAAAGTGGACTTGAAGTCAATCGAGGAATCGTTGTAAATGACTTTTTACAAACCAATCTTCCTAACGTATACGCCGTTGGTGAATGTGCTGAACATAATGGAATTCCATACGGTCTTGTCGCCCCTCTATATGAACAAGGAAAAGTGCTGGCAAAACATATTTGTGGTGAACAAACAGATGGATATAAAGGATCTGTCCTATCAACACAGCTAAAGGTTTCCGGAGTGGAAGTGTTCTCGGCTGGCGACTTTATGGAAGGTGATGATAAAAAGTCACTAAAAGTATTTGATGAACAAGATGGAATCTACAAAAAAATCGTATTAAGAGGCAATAAAATCGTTGGTGCTGTTTTATTTGGAGATAGTAAAGAAGGCAGTCGCCTGTTCTCGATGATTAAAAAAGGAGCGGACATTTCCGACACGGAAAAAATCAGCATTTTACAACCAATTGGTGAAGAAGCTGGAGAAAGCTTAGTTGCTTCTATGCCGGATGATGAAATCATTTGTGGTTGTAATGGAGTTTCAAAGGGTGCGATTGTTCAAGCAATCAAGGAAAAAGGTTGTACATCCGTTGATGCGATTAAAGGCTGTACGAGTGCATCTCGTTCATGTGGAGGATGTAAACCATTGGTTGCGGATGTTTTACAATATACACTTGGCTCTGACTTTGATGCAGCTGCCCAAAAAGAAGCAATCTGTGGTTGTACAACATTATCAAGAGATGAAGTAGTAGAAGAAATTAAGGCAAAAGGCTTAACACATATTAAAGAAGTAATGAATGTCCTTGAATGGGAATCTGAAGGCTGTTCAAAATGCCGCCCGGCTCTTAACTACTATTTAGCAATGGTTAACCCGACCGGCTATGCGGATGAAAGAGAATCACGCTTTGTTAATGAACGGATGCATGCAAATATTCAAAAAGACGGCACTTACTCTGTTGTTCCTAGAATGTACGGAGGTGTCACAAATGCAAGTGAATTACGTCGGATTGCCGATGTTGTTGAAAAATATGAGATTCCATTAGTAAAAGTAACAGGTGGCCAACGTATTGACTTATTTGGAGTGAAAAAGGATGATCTACCAAAAGTATGGCAAGATCTTGATATGAATTCAGGTTATGCTTACGGAAAATCACTACGTACTGTAAAGACATGTGTTGGAGAAACATTCTGCCGCTTTGGCACACAAGACTCTATGAGCTTAGGCATTCGTTTAGAAAAGAAGTTTGAAGGCTTGCAAACTCCTCATAAAGTAAAAATGGCTGTGTCTGCTTGCCCAAGAAGCTGTGCAGAGTCAGGCTTTAAAGATATCGGCTTTATCGGAATTGACGGCGGCTGGGAAATTTATGTTGGTGGTAATGGTGGTACCCATGTACGTGGTGGAGATTTACTTTATAAAGTAAAAACAGATGATGAAGCAATGGAGATTACAGGTGCTTATCTACAATATTACCGTGAAACTGCAAACTATTTAGAACGTACTTCTGCTTGGATCGAACGTGTTGGCTTAGAACATGTCCAATCTGTTTTAGATGATAAAAATAAACGTGCTGAATTAAATGCTCACATGGATGAAACTTTATCTGTTTATAAAGATCCTTGGAAAGAAATTATTGAAGACCAGAAAACAAAGAAAGAGTTATTTGAAACAGTCTCTTTATAA
- the nirD gene encoding nitrite reductase small subunit NirD, translating into MKELTKTKVYVGAFLELPERVGKTVKLEEDKEVAVFKLSNGKIKAIENKCPHKGGVLSEGIVSGEHVFCPMHDWKICLEDGVVQEPDFGCVKTYETIIVDGEVFLLV; encoded by the coding sequence ATGAAAGAACTAACCAAAACGAAGGTGTATGTAGGAGCGTTTCTGGAACTACCAGAGCGAGTTGGTAAAACGGTCAAATTGGAGGAAGATAAAGAGGTTGCTGTTTTTAAGCTATCAAATGGAAAAATAAAGGCTATAGAAAATAAATGCCCACACAAAGGCGGCGTGTTAAGTGAAGGAATTGTCAGTGGAGAACACGTATTTTGTCCAATGCATGATTGGAAAATTTGTCTTGAAGATGGTGTTGTACAAGAACCAGATTTTGGTTGTGTGAAAACTTATGAAACAATCATTGTTGATGGAGAGGTTTTTCTGTTAGTTTAA
- the nirB gene encoding nitrite reductase large subunit NirB, with translation MRRKLVVIGNGMAGVRCVEEILKHNPELYNISIIGSEPHHNYNRILLSSVLQGEARFQDITINDAKWYEENDITLFSGETATEINTEKKVVVTDKNHALSYDKLIVATGSSPFVLPIPGVEKEGVVTFRTIEDCKNILETAKQYKNAVVIGGGVLGLEAARGLVNLGLNVKVVHNTEYLMQRQLDSVSSEMLQHQLERQGIEFLLGKVTEQIRGDKRVNAITFTDGTSVDADLVVMSVGIIPNTVLAKKSGIRTNRGIVVNDFMETSVSDIYAVGECVEHKGIVYGLVKPLYEQGQVLAKHLCQLNPQGYEGSVLSTSLKVPGVELFSVGDFTEDSSTKSLTMLNEIHSVYKKIIFRGDIIAGAVLYGETKNQSKLLDFIVKRKHVSDEEKRQLLQSADKDSSSFKSMKQSEMICNCNGVTKGTIIEAVQQNELTTVQEVKQCTKASSSCGGCKLLLSDLLDYIQSDECDELFERESLCACTTLTEDEVVLQIQQKNLSSLQDVFTQLNWLSLEGCADCVSAIQYYLAMIYPDHAGKNQFFYMNDNLKAQHMSDGTYSIIPQTFGGKVSAEQLRNIAAVMEKYQLTDVGLTTEQRFQLKGIMQEDIGAVCKDLGIRLRPVNIHTIHHVNTYYSEKNCQCHTEASLQLSILLEKELELILTPHEIKLSVSPCKHNDLEMRTNDIHVVGVERGWEMYVGGSYSPDLQQGELFSIASDHDEAKRLICGFVQYYRETANYLEKISEWRNRVGIIHIREVLFEETLCNQLVERLEVEMMPTVEKI, from the coding sequence ATGAGGCGGAAATTGGTGGTAATCGGTAACGGAATGGCAGGAGTTCGCTGTGTTGAAGAAATTTTAAAGCATAACCCAGAGCTATATAACATCTCCATTATTGGCAGTGAACCCCACCATAATTATAATCGGATTTTATTATCTTCAGTTCTACAAGGAGAAGCAAGGTTTCAGGATATCACGATTAATGATGCTAAATGGTATGAAGAAAATGATATCACCCTGTTTTCCGGGGAAACAGCAACAGAAATTAATACGGAAAAAAAGGTAGTTGTTACGGATAAAAATCATGCCTTATCTTATGACAAATTAATAGTAGCCACCGGATCGTCACCTTTTGTACTTCCGATACCAGGGGTTGAAAAAGAGGGAGTCGTGACATTTCGTACGATTGAGGACTGTAAAAATATTCTAGAGACCGCAAAACAATATAAAAATGCAGTCGTAATTGGTGGAGGAGTATTAGGTCTAGAGGCGGCAAGAGGCTTGGTAAATCTAGGTCTTAATGTAAAGGTTGTTCACAATACAGAGTACCTCATGCAGCGTCAGCTTGATTCGGTCTCTTCAGAAATGCTTCAGCATCAGCTAGAGCGACAAGGAATTGAGTTTCTTTTAGGAAAAGTGACCGAACAAATAAGAGGAGATAAACGAGTGAACGCAATAACATTTACCGATGGTACTTCTGTAGATGCTGATTTAGTTGTGATGTCTGTAGGTATTATCCCTAATACCGTTTTAGCGAAGAAAAGTGGGATAAGAACAAACCGGGGAATTGTTGTGAATGATTTTATGGAAACAAGTGTTAGTGATATTTACGCAGTTGGTGAATGTGTTGAGCATAAGGGGATTGTCTATGGTTTAGTAAAACCGCTTTATGAACAGGGGCAAGTTTTAGCAAAACATCTTTGTCAGTTAAATCCTCAAGGATATGAGGGATCTGTTTTATCAACAAGCTTAAAGGTGCCTGGGGTGGAGCTTTTTTCTGTAGGGGATTTTACGGAAGATTCCTCAACTAAATCCTTAACTATGTTAAATGAAATACATTCTGTTTATAAAAAAATCATCTTTCGCGGCGACATTATCGCTGGAGCTGTTTTATATGGGGAAACAAAGAATCAGTCAAAGCTCCTCGATTTTATTGTCAAAAGAAAGCATGTTAGTGATGAAGAGAAGAGGCAGCTCCTGCAATCAGCAGATAAAGATTCTTCTAGTTTCAAATCAATGAAACAAAGTGAAATGATCTGTAACTGTAATGGTGTGACAAAAGGGACAATTATTGAAGCTGTTCAGCAGAATGAATTAACAACTGTTCAGGAAGTAAAGCAATGTACAAAAGCATCAAGTTCCTGCGGTGGCTGTAAACTACTTTTGTCAGATTTGCTTGATTATATTCAAAGTGACGAATGTGACGAATTGTTTGAGAGAGAGTCATTATGTGCTTGTACCACACTTACAGAAGATGAAGTAGTTTTACAAATTCAACAAAAAAATCTTTCTTCATTACAAGATGTTTTTACCCAGCTAAACTGGCTTTCTTTAGAAGGATGTGCGGACTGTGTATCAGCTATTCAATATTATTTAGCTATGATTTACCCAGATCATGCAGGAAAAAATCAATTCTTCTATATGAATGATAACTTAAAAGCTCAGCACATGAGTGATGGAACTTATTCCATTATCCCACAAACGTTTGGAGGAAAAGTATCAGCTGAGCAATTACGAAACATTGCTGCTGTTATGGAGAAATATCAACTAACAGACGTTGGTCTAACAACTGAACAACGATTCCAATTAAAAGGAATTATGCAAGAAGATATCGGAGCTGTATGTAAAGACTTAGGAATACGTTTACGTCCGGTGAACATTCATACAATCCATCATGTGAACACCTACTACAGTGAAAAAAATTGTCAATGTCATACAGAAGCATCATTACAACTATCAATTCTACTAGAAAAGGAATTGGAATTGATCTTAACGCCGCATGAAATTAAGTTAAGCGTGTCTCCATGCAAGCATAATGACTTAGAAATGAGGACAAATGATATTCATGTAGTTGGAGTGGAAAGAGGCTGGGAAATGTATGTTGGAGGAAGTTATTCCCCAGATTTACAGCAAGGAGAGCTATTTAGCATAGCAAGTGATCATGATGAGGCAAAAAGATTAATCTGTGGATTTGTTCAGTATTATCGGGAAACAGCCAATTATTTAGAAAAAATAAGCGAATGGAGAAATCGTGTTGGAATCATTCATATAAGAGAAGTGTTATTTGAAGAAACTCTTTGTAATCAGTTGGTAGAAAGACTTGAAGTAGAGATGATGCCAACTGTTGAAAAAATATAA